One genomic segment of Microbacterium sp. ProA8 includes these proteins:
- the fmt gene encoding methionyl-tRNA formyltransferase, whose amino-acid sequence MRLVFAGTPEPAVPSLRRLASAHDVLTVITRQDAPLGRKRVLTPSPVAAAAEELGLPVIRADRLGDAVTADIAALEPDLGVIVAYGGLVREPLLSTPKHGWINLHFSLLPRWRGAAPVQHALIAGDARTGASVFQLVPELDAGDVFGELAIDVPADATAGSLLSALAEDGAALLTDVVDAIAAGSAVSHPQQGETTYAAKLGDDDGRVRWNEPAPAVLGRIRGVTPEPGAHTTIGGARLKVLAVAAAPSDAPHLAPGALALHGGKVVAGTASTPIVLDTVQPAGKGAMRAADWWRGLRDATPVAGS is encoded by the coding sequence ATGCGCCTCGTCTTCGCCGGCACACCCGAGCCGGCTGTGCCGTCACTGCGCCGGCTCGCGTCCGCGCACGACGTGCTGACCGTCATCACCCGTCAGGATGCCCCACTCGGGCGAAAGCGCGTGCTCACTCCGTCTCCCGTCGCGGCTGCCGCCGAGGAACTGGGACTGCCCGTGATCCGCGCCGACCGGCTCGGTGACGCCGTGACGGCCGACATCGCCGCGCTCGAGCCCGACCTCGGCGTGATCGTCGCCTACGGCGGCCTGGTCCGCGAGCCGCTCCTGTCGACCCCGAAGCACGGGTGGATCAACCTGCACTTCTCGCTTTTGCCGCGGTGGCGGGGCGCCGCGCCCGTACAGCACGCTCTTATCGCCGGCGATGCGCGCACCGGTGCGAGCGTGTTCCAGCTGGTGCCCGAACTCGACGCCGGCGATGTCTTCGGCGAGCTCGCGATCGACGTGCCGGCCGATGCCACGGCAGGCTCCCTGCTCTCGGCGCTGGCCGAGGACGGCGCCGCGCTGCTCACCGACGTCGTGGACGCGATCGCCGCAGGCTCTGCGGTCTCGCATCCCCAGCAGGGAGAGACGACGTACGCCGCCAAGCTCGGCGACGACGACGGCCGCGTGCGGTGGAACGAACCCGCACCGGCCGTGCTCGGACGCATCCGCGGCGTCACGCCCGAGCCCGGCGCCCACACGACGATCGGCGGCGCGCGGCTGAAGGTGCTCGCCGTCGCAGCGGCCCCCTCGGATGCACCGCATCTCGCTCCTGGTGCCCTCGCGCTGCACGGCGGCAAGGTCGTCGCCGGCACCGCGTCCACGCCGATCGTGCTCGACACGGTTCAGCCGGCCGGCAAGGGCGCGATGCGCGCCGCGGACTGGTGGCGGGGCCTGCGTGACGCGACCCCGGTGGCCGGATCATGA